Below is a genomic region from Salinirussus salinus.
GTTCTGGCAGTTCCAGGGCAACCCCGTGCCGTTCATGCCCTCGGCGCCAACCCAGACCTTCGGGAAGGACCAGACCACGCTCAAGGCCGACGCCGAGACGATGAACTGCTCGCTGTAGCATGCTCTCGACCGAGGGGCTCACGAAGCGCTTCGGCGGCATCACGGCCGTCGACGGAGTGGACTTCGAACTCCGTGAGGGGGAACTCTGCTCGCTGATCGGCCCGAACGGGGCCGGCAAGACCACCTTCTTCAACCTCCTCACCGGGGCACTCGAACCCACGGCCGGGCGGATCCGGTTTCGGGACCGCGACATCACCGACACCTCGCCCGAGCGGACCGCCTCGATGGGGATCCACCGGTCGTTCCAGATCACGAACATCTTCCCCACGACCACAGTACTCGAGAACGTCCGGATCGCCGCACAGGCCCACAGCAACGCCTCCGTCGCCCTGTGGCGCAACTACAAGGCCTACGAGGAGTTCCTCGAGGAGGCCCACGACGTGCTGGAGCGGGTCGGGCTGGCCGACCGGGCCGAGGAGCGCGCTCAGAATCTCAGCCACGGGGAAAAGCGGAAACTCGAGGTCGGGATCGCGCTGGCCGGCGACCCGGACGTCCTCCTGCTCGACGAG
It encodes:
- a CDS encoding ABC transporter ATP-binding protein, whose protein sequence is MLSTEGLTKRFGGITAVDGVDFELREGELCSLIGPNGAGKTTFFNLLTGALEPTAGRIRFRDRDITDTSPERTASMGIHRSFQITNIFPTTTVLENVRIAAQAHSNASVALWRNYKAYEEFLEEAHDVLERVGLADRAEERAQNLSHGEKRKLEVGIALAGDPDVLLLDEPNAGVSSESVGEIIDLIREVSEDHAVLLVEHNMDIVMTVSDRIVVLNQGAVIADGAPEEVRGDPRVQEAYLGGYEAGDAAAGDDRADAVDGEGVA